The following coding sequences lie in one Lolium perenne isolate Kyuss_39 chromosome 2, Kyuss_2.0, whole genome shotgun sequence genomic window:
- the LOC127329641 gene encoding uncharacterized protein, giving the protein MNKALCVAMAFALASVAAHAQQCGEQADGMECSENLCCSKYGYCGLGADYCGNGCQSGACHASKRCGSQAAGVACPNNYCCSQSGYCGLGDVYCGAGCQSGPCQAGIRCGQQAGGEVCANNLCCNRDGVCGLGSGNCGYGCQSGACVSLGICGAWGVCTNNYCCGKHGYCGLGDIYCGQGCQSGACYATPSLPK; this is encoded by the coding sequence ATGAACAAGGCGCTCTGCGTGGCCATGGCGTTCGCCTTGGCCTCGGTGGCCGCACACGCCCAGCAGTGCGGCGAGCAGGCCGACGGCATGGAGTGCTCCGAAAACCTGTGCTGCAGCAAGTACGGGTACTGCGGGCTGGGCGCCGACTACTgcggcaacgggtgccagagcggCGCCTGCCACGCCAGCAAGCGCTGCGGCAGCCAGGCCGCCGGCGTGGCGTGCCCCAACAACTACTGCTGCAGCCAGTCCGGCTACTGCGGGTTAGGCGACGTCTACTGCGGCGCCGGCTGCCAGAGCGGCCCCTGCCAGGCCGGAATCAGGTGCGGCCAGCAAGCCGGGGGCGAGGTGTGCGCCAACAACTTGTGCTGCAACCGGGACGGGGTCTGCGGCCTCGGCTCGGGTAACTGCGGGTACGGCTGCCAGAGCGGGGCTTGCGTCTCCCTAGGGATATGCGGAGCCTGGGGCGTTTGCACCAATAACTATTGTTGTGGCAAGCATGGATATTGTGGCCTCGGCGACATATATTGTGGGCAGGGCTGCCAGAGCGGCGCCTGTTATGCTACTCCATCTCTCCCAAAATAA
- the LOC127330969 gene encoding uncharacterized protein produces MKEEAKMMIRLAVVLALTAVAAHAQLCGHGIVCPRNLCCSKSGDCGLGDPYCGPGCRGGACHHIETAFYMCGSKGDGRPCPGNLCCGRGGICGISQVHCGDGCESGPCHASVRCGSQAGGKLCASNLCCSHDGHCGMGVEYCGHGCQGGACQPPPAPALPAPTPPTSQVAANTPAPAIPAPTPPSSQVAANTPAPPLPAAPTPPSTQVAAANTATPAPSQHRGDLSKEDHQGCIRRVDDTPVPGSCLCYRMCAHKGGGDSKAGLTDAQSQTCFVDCVLSDGGWVLCPAAAAAPEPELVPKKTVRLPVMRPWVSTSKEEKHIIDEELYVELEFESDFPGEVSIMVWLNTPEGKDRELDDTQDEPRFVGSLIVSKHNRAPPYREHGFFNISANVDAIGATGDEKVVVSLVLTPADDTARRRWSEVVDVFVFRGAIITARRL; encoded by the coding sequence atgaaagaaGAAGCAAAGATGATGATAAGGCTTGCCGTGGTGCTGGCCTTGACGGCGGTGGCCGCGCACGCCCAGCTGTGCGGCCACGGCATTGTCTGCCCCCGCAACCTCTGCTGCAGTAAGAGCGGGGATTGCGGCCTGGGTGATCCGTACTGCGGCCCCGGTTGCAGAGGCGGCGCCTGCCACCATATCGAGACGGCATTCTATATGTGCGGCAGCAAGGGCGACGGAAGACCGTGCCCAGGCAACCTCTGCTGCGGCCGGGGCGGCATATGCGGGATCAGCCAAGTCCACTGCGGCGACGGCTGCGAGAGCGGCCCTTGCCACGCCAGCGTCAGGTGCGGCAGCCAGGCCGGCGGCAAGCTGTGTGCGAGCAACCTCTGCTGCAGCCATGACGGCCACTGCGGCATGGGCGTCGAGTACTGCGGCCACGGCTGCCAGGGCGGCGCCTGTCAACCCCCACCGGCACCGGCGCTACCTGCCCCAACACCACCTACTAGCCAAGTTGCAGCCAATACTCCGGCACCGGCGATACCTGCCCCAACACCGCCTAGCAGCCAAGTTGCAGCCAATACCCCGGCACCGCCGCTACCTGCAGCCCCAACACCACCTAGCACCCAAGTTGCAGCAGCCAATACGGCTACTCCGGCACCCAGCCAGCACCGTGGCGACCTCTCCAAAGAGGACCACCAGGGGTGCATCCGACGGGTCGACGACACACCCGTGCCCGGCTCCTGCCTCTGCTACCGCATGTGCGCGCACAAAGGAGGAGGAGACAGCAAGGCGGGGCTCACAGACGCGCAGTCCCAGACCTGCTTCGTCGACTGCGTCCTCAGCGACGGCGGCTGGGTCTtgtgccccgccgccgccgcagccccgGAGCCGGAGTTGGTCCCCAAGAAGACAGTGAGGCTTCCTGTCATGAGGCCCTGGGTGTCCACGAGCAAAGAGGAGAAGCACATAATAGACGAGGAGCTGTACGTCGAGCTGGAGTTCGAATCGGATTTCCCGGGCGAGGTGTCCATCATGGTGTGGCTGAATACGCCGGAAGGCAAGGACAGAGAGCTCGATGACACACAAGACGAACCCCGCTTCGTGGGCTCGCTCATCGTGTCGAAGCACAATCGCGCTCCTCCGTACAGGGAGCACGGCTTCTTCAACATCAGTGCGAACGTCGACGCCATCGGAGCCACCGGCGACGAGAAGGTGGTGGTGTCGCTCGTGCTTACACCTGCTGATGACACGGCGAGGCGTCGTTGGTCCGAGGTGGTGGACGTGTTTGTCTTTCGCGGTGCCATCATTACAGCGCGTCGATTATAG